A genomic region of Limnohabitans curvus contains the following coding sequences:
- the grpE gene encoding nucleotide exchange factor GrpE: protein MSEPTENQDTAAAHLAAHMAGMAPAPEATSAEPAAALDPLAAAQAEIAALQAKAAELQDQYVRGQADVQNARRRADDEVSKARKFALESFADSLLPVLDSLEAGLAVQTATPEQIREGAEATLRQLKSALERNKVLAIDPAAGAKFDPAQHQAISVVPADQDANTVVAVLQKGYLIAERVLRPALVTVAAPK from the coding sequence TTTGGCAGCCCACATGGCCGGCATGGCCCCCGCCCCTGAAGCCACATCTGCTGAACCCGCGGCTGCACTCGACCCCTTGGCTGCTGCCCAAGCCGAAATCGCCGCTTTGCAAGCCAAAGCTGCTGAGCTGCAAGACCAATATGTACGCGGCCAAGCCGATGTGCAAAACGCACGTCGTCGTGCGGACGACGAAGTCTCCAAAGCCCGCAAGTTCGCCTTGGAAAGCTTTGCTGACAGTCTCTTGCCCGTGCTCGACAGCCTCGAAGCCGGTTTGGCTGTGCAAACCGCCACGCCTGAGCAAATCCGCGAAGGCGCTGAAGCCACGCTGCGCCAACTCAAAAGTGCGTTGGAGCGCAACAAAGTGTTGGCCATTGACCCCGCCGCGGGTGCCAAGTTCGATCCAGCCCAACACCAAGCCATCAGCGTGGTGCCCGCCGATCAAGATGCCAACACCGTCGTCGCCGTCCTGCAAAAGGGCTACTTGATTGCCGAGCGAGTTTTGCGCCCTGCCTTGGTGACCGTCGCAGCACCTAAATAA